In the Leptospira terpstrae serovar Hualin str. LT 11-33 = ATCC 700639 genome, TCTATGATACTTCGTCTGGAGAGGTTCAGTTTTTCGAATCGGTTTGAAACAAGTTTGAGGAAAAAAGAGGGGAGTTTTGATAAAAAAATCGGACTCCCCTTCCATGTTTATTTATTTACAGGAACAAACAATGGTTTGTATACGTTCCAATTGACGTAAGCAAGAAATGCATTCGCTACAACCACAAAAATACCCACAGGGATTCCTTCTGGTGCAATCGTTAGGTGGACCAGAAAAATATTTATAGCGATTGGTGCGATAACGATGGAAGCCAAAGGAACAAATCTACCAGTAAGGAAGGCAATTGCAACTACAAGCTCTGTCACTTTAATTAAAGTCATCAAATAACCTGAAGCCTTGATTCCATCGTTAAATATCTTTAAATTTCCAGTCGTTTCTGGTTGTTCAACCAAATTGAAGAGGATTACGACGGAAGAAAACAAGAACAATGCTCCAAGCAATATCCTAACAATTGTATACGCAATTTTCATACCATTTTCCTTTAGATGAGTTTATTTCTATACTAAGACTTTCCAAGGATCACCCTAGTTTTATGAATCATGAACGGAAACATTAAAAAGTCATCTAGTTTTCAAAGGATTCTAAATTTAACAAAGCGTGGACACTTTCTTAAATATTAGGGATTTTTACAATTCGCGATGCAATAAACTCGTTGTTTGGTGGAATTAATGATTAGGTCTCACTTATGAAATTTGGAATTCCATTTGTATTTATTTTGATTTTTTTACTGGTCCATTGTGTCACTTCCTCCCAAACGGAATCTCCCGAGCAGGGAAGATCAGGAAAATCACTACGACTTCAATATGCTCAAGAACTCGAAACAAAAGTATTGAAAGTGGGTCCAGCCCAAGAAATTTCTATAGGACAATTTGCACTCCAATCCTTCTCCAACACCAGTTCTCGTTTTTTCACAGTGAGTACTTTATCTCCTCTCAAATCAAATGAGCCTCTCGAACCGGGCGCCATTGTTTTGCGTAAGGTACAAGTAGACAGATCATTAGAATTTGAAGAAGGAACCACAAAATTCCACCATGCCACTTTTGCTTCCATCGTAGAATTTCTGGTGATAAGCTCCTCTGGGGAACCGCAACGCATTTTGGGACATTCGGAACAAATCACCTCGAGAACCATTCCTTTCAGTTTAGAAGATACAGAGTCAAAAGAAAAAATTGCCAATAGCATCCAATCCGCAGTGGAGGAAGGTTTACAACAGATTGTTTCTCTGAAAGATTTTCCCTCTATCTATAAAAGTCAGAATATGTTTCAGAGGTAATCCACCAAATGCCGATTTGTTTTTAAACCATGTGAGTGATCTAAAGTGTTACCGATGTGCCTTTCTATACAACACGGTCTGTACTAGTTTCATCCCTTACAAATTGATCTCACAACATCCTTTACAAACAAGAATTTAATTCTTCGATTCAGAACACGATGTACACACCAGGAGTGTGTCATGGCTTGGAAGGAGACAAACGTGTTTGAAGAAAGAATGAAATTTGTTGTCGCTTGGAAACGTGGTGGGTGGTCTCTCACTGACCTTTGTCATGAATTCAATATCAGTAGAGTGACGGGGTATAATGTATGCATAGGGAATCTTCATATTGAAGGCCATCGGATCTTTCTATCTTCCGCGTTAGCAGATGAAGAAGTTGGTTTAGAGGAAATCTCGGACAGGCATGTAAAGATTCATTTTTATGGAGTTAGCCTTGGTGTGATCGATTTGTATACGGGAAAGTTGTTGCATTTTAAAAATCCAATGCAATCCTCATTACCGTCTGAATCAGGATTTTAATGCATCTTTATGTAAAGTATGTATTGAGACAAAACTGTAAAGGATGTACGAGTACACTCAACACTCAATCACCTGTAATGTGACATAATACTAATTATGGGAAGTAACATGTTGCTTCATAATAGGAGGTATCCGAAAAAATAGAACTTTGAAGTCCGAACTTATTTTCCCTTGAAGATGAGAATACGGTTATTATCAAAATCGCTTACGAACAATAGTTTACCGACCATATAGACGCCATATGGATAAAAAAGTGTTCTGGCAGTTGGGGTCACTCCAGCAACTCCGGTCTGTCCATCGTCATTGGGAGTATTGTTTGTAAAATTACTTTGACCCAAAACTGTGTCCGCCGGTTGCCCGTTAGTCGTAGGAATCGTATTCCAGATTAATACCCGATGGTTATAACCATCACCTATAACCAACTGTGCTCCATTAGAAAATACATTATAAACACCACCTACAAAAAAGCCTCCTTCAGTTGCAGTAGAGACCGCACTTTCCATAGAAGACTGCCCCAAAACTAGATCCGCTGGTTGCCCGTTGGTCGTAGGAATCGAATTCCAAATCAATACTCTTCCGTTATATGAATCCGCAACAAATAATCTTGTCCCATCGCTCCAAACCCCTCCGGGAGTTGATAGAGAATTCGCAGTTGGCGTGGGTCCTCCCCGGTTGGGACTGCATGTAGTGAAATCAGCCTGGCCCAGAACAATATCTGCAGGAGTATTATTTGAAGTTGGAATTGTATTCCAAATCAAAACACGATGATGGCCTTCATCAGCGACAAACAATTTACCATTAGCAGTGGAAACCCCCTCACTCCCGGACAAATCAGTACTGGAGCAGGTACCAGCGCCGACCGTTGTAAAATTGGAAACACCTAATACAAGATCAGCCGCTACGTTTACAGTAGGTAAAGAATTGTAGATCAAATGCCTGTTGTTAGAGGTATCAGCAACAAATAACCGATCATTCGAGGAAGCAACATTCCATTGGTATCTAAAGGAGGTAGCCGTTGGAGGAATTGCCACTAAGGAAGAAACAAAATCCGTTTGTCCGATCACAAAATCGGCAGTGGCCCCATTCAATGTAGGAATCTGATGATAACCCAAAATTCGATGATTTCTGGAATCGGAAATATATAATTGATTACCACTGACAGTAACCGGTCCCGGTTGGTTCAAACTTGCACTTGACAAAGGGGTAGAAGAATTAGTCTCAAAATCAGGCTGACCAATTACTATGTCAGCGCGCTGGAAATTAGAGAATCTAGCTATATTTTTTGTCGTTGGGCCAACGCAATACGGAGCACTGTCACCAAGTAATTCCTTTAAAAATAATAATTCCAGATATTTTGAACTAGCAGGGTCACAAGGATTCCCCCATTCAATAGAAGAACAATCGATCAAACTGAGAAAAAGGAAAAGAGGCAGAAACTTTGGTTTGGCGAAATTCATTTTGATTTCAATCTTTGCTCAATCTTTTTTACCAAAACGGCGGATCTTCTTAGTAGTTTCCCGGAAAACGTAATTTCAATTCCTAGGGTTTTCCCTGTTTTTTAGACATTTCAGGCAATTTAGAATTTTGGCCAACGAATGTCGACCAATAAATAAGGTTCAGAAATTACAAGAAGGAGGCATAGTCCTTTCCATTTTCTCCAGGTCGGGGTCGGGTCATTCGCATTTGATGAAACATAACTGGATTAAGAAATTTCAGAAATTCCTCCTCTTATTTCAAAGAAATAGGAATCGATTTCTACTTTTTTCAGATTCAGTTTGATTTTGAAATTTTATCCAAATACCTAGCAAGATTTCCCACATGTTGTTTTCCACCTTCGATTGCTCCGTACTTTTCGTTCACTCG is a window encoding:
- a CDS encoding DoxX family membrane protein, producing MKIAYTIVRILLGALFLFSSVVILFNLVEQPETTGNLKIFNDGIKASGYLMTLIKVTELVVAIAFLTGRFVPLASIVIAPIAINIFLVHLTIAPEGIPVGIFVVVANAFLAYVNWNVYKPLFVPVNK
- a CDS encoding NHL repeat-containing protein; amino-acid sequence: MNFAKPKFLPLFLFLSLIDCSSIEWGNPCDPASSKYLELLFLKELLGDSAPYCVGPTTKNIARFSNFQRADIVIGQPDFETNSSTPLSSASLNQPGPVTVSGNQLYISDSRNHRILGYHQIPTLNGATADFVIGQTDFVSSLVAIPPTATSFRYQWNVASSNDRLFVADTSNNRHLIYNSLPTVNVAADLVLGVSNFTTVGAGTCSSTDLSGSEGVSTANGKLFVADEGHHRVLIWNTIPTSNNTPADIVLGQADFTTCSPNRGGPTPTANSLSTPGGVWSDGTRLFVADSYNGRVLIWNSIPTTNGQPADLVLGQSSMESAVSTATEGGFFVGGVYNVFSNGAQLVIGDGYNHRVLIWNTIPTTNGQPADTVLGQSNFTNNTPNDDGQTGVAGVTPTARTLFYPYGVYMVGKLLFVSDFDNNRILIFKGK